The genomic interval ATTCGATACGGAGACCACGTCGCTCAAGGCCAACGAGGCGGAGCTTGTGGGCTTTTCGCTTTCGGTCGAGCCGGGCAAGGCGTGCTACGTGCCGGTCGGTCATCGCGCGCCGGCACGTCAGGGGACGTTCGATCTCGGCGAGGGTGCCAAGGCGGCCGACGAGATGGGTGGACCCAATCAACTGAAACGCGATCTTGCGTTGAAAGCCATCAAGCCGCTTCTCGAAGACCCGAGCGTTCTCAAGATTGGCCACAACATCAAATACGACATGGTCGTCCTCCGCAAATACGGCGTCGAGATCGCGCCGATCGACGACACGATGCTGATGTCCTATGTGACCGCGGCGGGACTCCACGGCCATGGAATGGACGAGCTTGCAAAGCTCCATCTCGATCGCGACACGATCAAATACAAAGATGTGACGGGCACCGGAAAGGGTCAGATCGGCTTCGCCGAAGTCGCGCTCGACAAGGCATGCGAATACGCTGCCGAGGACGCGGATGTAACGCTTCGTCTCCACGGCGTGCTCAAGCCGCAGCTTCTGGCCGATCGGCTCGTGAGCGTTTACGAGACCATCGAGCGTCCACTCGTGCCGATCCTTGCGGGCATGGAAGCCGAGGGGATCAAGGTCGACGTGGAGGAGTTGCGCCGCCTTTCCGAGGATTTCGCACTCCGGCTCCGCGATCTCGAAAAGGCGATCCACAAGCTTGCGGGCGAGACGTTCAACGTCGGCTCGCCGAAACAGCTCGGCGAAATCCTTTTCGACAAGATGAGCCTCGAAGGCGGGAAGAAAGGCAAGACCGGCGCCTATGTCACCGACGCGGACGTGCTCGAGGACCTCGCCGCACAAGGGCATGACCTGCCGGCGCGCGTTCTTGATTGGCGCCAGCTCCAAAAGCTGAAAAGTACTTACGCAGACGCGCTCGTTGAGGAGATCAACCCGAGAACCGGGCGTGTGCACACATCCTATGGCATGGCGATCGCCTCGACCGGACGGCTATCGTCGACCGAACCCAACCTCCAGAACATCCCGGTCCGAACCGAGGAAGGCCGGCGCATTCGCCGTGCGTTCGTGGCCGACAAGGGCAACAAGCTCGTCTCGCTCGACTATTCCCAGATCGAGCTTCGATTGCTCGCCCATGTGGCGCACATCGAAGCCCTCGAACGCGCCTTCAAGGAGGGGCTCGACATCCACGCGCTCACGGCGAGCCAGGTTTTCGGCGTGCCGGTCGAAGGCATGGACCCGATGGTGCGACGCAAGGCGAAAGCGATAAATTTCGGCATCATCTACGGCATCAGCCCCTTTGGCCTCGCCCGTCAGCTCGGCATTCCCCAGGGCGAGGCCGCGGAATACATCAAGGCCTACTTCGCGCGGTATCCGGGCATTCGCGATTACACGGACGGCACGAAGGACCGCGCGCGCAAGCAAGGTTTCGTGACAACGATCTTCGGACGGAAGATCCACACGCCGGGAATCAAGGATCCGAATCCGGCGCGCCGCAGCTTTTCGGAGCGTGCAGCGATCAACGCCCCCCTCCAAGGAGGGGCTGCCGACATCATCAAGCGTGCTATGATCCGCGTGCCCGATGCGTTGGCGAATGCGAAACTCTCGGCGCGCATGCTTCTCCAGGTTCATGACGAATTGCTCTTCGAGGTGCGCGAGGCGGAAATCGAGCGGACGATCCAGATCGTGCGCAAGGTGATGGGAAATGCGGCGCATCTGCGAGTTCCGCTCGTGGTCGATGCCGGTGTCGCCGAAAATTGGGCCGACGCCCATTAACGCCATCAAAGGAGGTGCGTCGTGAGCGTCCTTAAAGAAAAAGCCGAAAAGCTCCTGTCCCTGCACGCAGGGCCGAAGCTTCTGCTGCTGCCGAACGCGTGGGACGTGGCGAGTGCGGTCGTGCTCGTCCGTGCCGGTTTCCCAGCGATTGCGACGACGAGTTCGGGTGTTGCCGCTTCGCTCGGCTATCCCGATGGGCAGCGTATCAGCCGTGCGGAGATGGCCGACGCGGTTCGCCGGATCGCGGGCCGCGTCGACGTGCCCGTCAGCGCCGACATGGAGGGCGGATACGGCCTCAATCCAGATGCGGTTGCCGAGACGGTGCGCGCCACACTTCAAGCAGGTGCTGTCGGCGCCAATATCGAGGATGGAACAGACGATCAGAGAAGCCCGCTCATCGAATTCTCCCTCGCCGTCGAGCGTATTCGCGCGGCCCGCGAGGCAGCCAACGAGGCTGGAATACCCTTCGTCGTCAATGCGCGCACGGACCCCTATATGAGCCCCGGCGATAAGGGTGCCGCCGCTTTCGACGAAGCCGTCCGGCGCGGCAATGCGTTCCGCAAGGCGGGTGCCGATTGCATCTTCGTACCCGGTGTTGTGGATCGTGACCTCATCGCTCGCCTCGTCAAGGCGATCGATGCACCCGTGAATATCCTCGGCGGATTCAAGACTCCGCCGATCCCGGCACTGGAATCGCTCGGCGTTCGGCGTGTGACGGTCGGCGGCGGCTTGCAGCGCGCGACCATGGGCCTTCTCCAGCGCGCAGCCGAGGAATTGCGCAATGCGGGGACGTTCTCTTTTGCCGAGCATGCCGTGCCGCACGCGGAGATGAACAAGATTCTCGCCCGCTGACGCACGGCGCCCGCGCGAGCGGCGTCACTGCCGCCCGGCACGACGATACGCCCTGTCCCTACCAGTGGCGAACGGGCCCCACGTCGACATGGACGAAGCCTGCGCGCGGGTAATAGCCGACTCCACCCGCTTGCAAGTTCATCGCAAGCTCGCGCACGTGGGGCAAATCCCGACCCGGCACGCGGAAATCGAGCGCCTGGCCTCGGAGATGGTAACTGTTGCGCGCATGCGTTCGGCCTTCGCGAACGAGTTCGGCGTTCGTCGCGGGCGAGCGATAGCCGCACACGACGTCGAGCCCCTTCTCCGTATTCAGCTTCGTCTGGATCTGGAACATGAGCTCGACAAGCCTGCGGTCCGTCGCGATCGTCCCGTCGGTGCGGTGATCGCGCAGCATCTTGTCGATATCGCGAAACGACTCCGGAACATACCGGCCATCGGCCCAAAAGGTCGAAGCAATGCTTTCGCCGGTATGAAGATTGTAGAGCTTGAGGGTCTTTTCTTTATCCGACGGAGTGATCCGTGCTAGCGCCCCCGTCGGCAGCAGTAGAGCGCAAGCTATTGCGCTCCATCCGAGCAGATCTCGCCGTCGCACTCCTCGCACACGGCCGTTCCGCTCGCTTTCGCGATCGTTCGGCATTATCCACCCCCCTCTTGCGACGTCACCGTTTCTTATTCGAAGCCCGTGCCCGAGCTTCGTTCAATGTCGCAGGTCTTGGGATATTTTTTTCTGTCCCAAAACCGAATGAAAACCGTCATACACGAAGCGGAGAGAGATGACCAGGAACAATCCGGGGTATATGGAACGACAGGGGTGTCCGCACCCGAGACACGGTGCGCGCAAAAAAGCAAAGCGAGATATTCATCGGGATTAGTCGCAGCTATTCACGTCGAGGATGAAAGATAGGGTGCAAAGTAAGCGCTTGTCTCAAGCAGCTGCGTGGATTCCGGCAGCCTTCACGCGCTCGTCCACGTATGACTCGAACTGTTTGAAATTGTTCTCGAAGCGTTGGGCGACTTCGCGTGCGGTCCGATCATAGGCGCGCTTGTCCTGCCAGGTCTCCTTCGGATTGAGTACCTCGCTTGGCACCTCGGGGCAGCTTCTCGGAATCGAAAGTCCGAATTCGTCGAGCCTGACGGTCGAAACCTGCGCGAGCCGTCCGTCAAGGGCGGCACGCACCATGGCGCGGGTATGCGCGATGTTCATTCGCTGTCCGGTTCCGTAGGCTCCACCCGACCAGCCCGTGTTGACGAGCCAGCATTTCACGTTGTGCTCGGAAATCCGCTCGCCCAGGATTTTCGCATAGACCGTCGGATGTCGCGGCATGAACGGCGCGCCGAAGCAAGTCGAGAACGTCGCCTGGGGCTCTTTGCCGAGGCCCTTCTCAGTGCCGGCGACCCGCGCCGTATAGCCGGAAAGGAAGTGATACATCGCTTGTTCGGAGCTTAGCCGGCTGATGGGCGGCAGCACCCCGAAGGCGTCGGCGGTAAGCATGACGACGTTGTCGGGATGATGCGTGACTCCGGTTCTGCTCGCGTTCGGGATGAAGTCGATGGGGTAACTCGCGCGCGTGTTCTCCGTGAGACTCGCGTCGTCGAGGTCGAGGATGCGTGTCATCGGGTCGTAGACGACGTTCTCGAGCAGTGTGCCGAAGCGCCGAGTCGTGTCGTAAATTTCCGGCTCGGCTTGGGGCGAAAGGTGGATCACCTTCGCGTAGCATCCGCCCTCGAAATTGAACAGGCCCCGCTCGGACCAGCCATGCTCGTCGTCGCCGATCAGCGTGCGCGTGGCGTCCGCCGACAGCGTGGTCTTGCCTGTCCCGGAGAGCCCGAAGAAAATTGCCGCATCGCCTTTCGGTCCCACATTCGCCGAGCAGTGCATTGGAAGCACGCCGCGCGCCGGCAACAGGTAATTAAGCGCGCTGAACACGGACTTTTTGATCTCGCCCGCATAGGACGAGCCGCCGATGAGAACTGTGCGCTTCTTGAAATTAACGAGGATGAACGTTTCGGAATTAGTGTCGTGCCTGGCGGGATCGGCGAGGCAGCGCGGCGCGTGGATGACCGTGAAATCGGGTGTGAAGGTTTCGCAGTGTGCCGCCGCGGGCCGGATGAACATGTTGTAGGCGAAAAGACTGTGCCACGCATTTTCGGTCACGACCCGCACGCGCAGGCTGTAACCCGAATCGGCCCCTGCGATGCAGTCCTGCACGAAAGCGTCCTTGCCCTCGAAATGGGCAAGTATGTGCTCGTGAAGAGCGTCGAATTGGCTCTCCCCGATCGGGCGATTGATTTTGCCCCACCAGATTTCGTCCTTGCTGTCCGACTCCTCGACGATGAATTTGTCATTCACCGAGCGGCCGGTGTGCTGGCCGGTCTCGACGATGAAAACGCCGCCCAAGCCGACAATGCCCTCGTCGCGGCGGATCGCCTCTTCGTAAAGAGCCGGGGATGTGAGGTTCCAATAGGCCGTCCGGATTTTTCGCAGGCCCTGAAGGCTCAGGCCATGATGACTGATGACCGGACCCACCTGCTGCATCGAACCTTCCTCCCGATTTTTAATTCGCAACCTTTGCGTCGCACTCGCGAAGGGGTTTGCAATCGAGCCGGCCACGCACGGAAGCCGCAACCTAAACTAAACATATGAGAGAAAATCTCGAATATGCAATGTAATTGAGGCGGCCGAGCGTTTCTGTCGCAACACCGTGGAAGCAGCGAAATCCACCGCGCTAGCCGGCGCGCGCGGCGGACGGGCCGCCTCCGAGGACGTCCTTGGCGTCGAGCCAGTGAATGCGGCCGAATCCCGCGACAAGGTGGGCGCCCACGGCGTCGATCCGGTAAAAGCGAAAATCCTTGAAGCCCGCATAGCGTGCAGCGCTTGGGTGGCGGGCGAGATAAAGCGCGCGGTCCGAGGGCTCGGTCGTCTCGCGAGCATGTCCGACGAGGGTGAGACGTGTGCCTGCGAGCGGCTCTGCAAGTCCCTCAGTTCCATCGAAGAGGAGGGAGACGCGGTCGTCGGCCATGATGTTCTTGCTGTGATCGGCAAGATCGGAGAGCAATAGGATCGGGGTTGCATCCGGCCGGCACGCGACAAGAACAAGGGAGGCGTAGGGCCAGCCGACCGCGAAGTCGCGGCGGAGCACGCTCGCGAGCGTGGCGCGGGCGCAAGTGCGGATGAGCGCGCGCGCGGTCGCCTCAGGCGGTTCTTTCGCTTCGTGCCGCAAATCCCGGCGCTTCTCGTCGCGTTCTTGCATCGGGCGAAATTTCCTCTCGCGATAACGCGCAAGTGGGGGCAAAGACGGTCACTGGCCTGGCGATTGACCTTCTGATGGCTGCGCGGCAGCCGCCGGCGCCATCGCCCCAACCGCTTCGATGCGTACCTCGACCGTAACCGCCCCGGCATGCTCGAAGGTAAGCGTCATCGGAAATCGCTCACCCTTCTTTAGCGGCCGCGATAGGCCCATCAGCATGACGTGATTGCCGCCCGGCCGGAATTCGACGGGTTTGCCCTGCGCAATCTCGGCGTCCGCCAGGGGCGCCATGTCCACGGCCCCATTCGCCATTTCGATCGTCGTATGAAGCTCGGCGGATTTGGCCACCGGTGTCGAGACCGCGATGAGCCGGTCCGCCTGCGGTCCGCCGTTCGTAATCGTAAAATAGACGACCCCGTTGCTGGCGACACTTGCGCGCGCCCAAGGGCGAGCAATGAGAAGGTCTCCCGCCGTGTAGTCCTGGGCGTTTGACGCCGTCACGGAAATCAGGAGGAAAGGGGCGACGGCAAGGCCGAAAAGTTGTCGGGTGGATGACATATTCGCCTTTTCGATCATATCGTCTCCAGTTTCTTCTGGAAACTTCACCGTTTGGCCCAACGTGGTCATTGAAGCCCGACGGGTCAAGCAGGTCGCTGCATCTCTCGATGTGTGTGGGTAGGGCGACGCCCCCCGTGGCCTAGGTCGCCGATTTTGCCTGGAAAAGCCACAAATTAGACCCAATATTGCAAAATACTCGAGGTCAGCGGCGATGCCACTATTGCCGTGAGGGGAAATTATCCGCGAAGCCCGGTCCGAACCACAGCGTTGGCAGAGGGAATATGCCGCTCAAGCGCACGATCGCGCTCGTTGACGACGACCGCAACATTCTGACCTCGGTTGCGATGGCGCTCGAGGCAGAGGGTTTCGCCGTGCGCACCTTTACAGATGGCGATGAGGCACTACGCGGCATCACCGCTCAGCCCCCCGATCTGGCCGTCCTCGACATCAAAATGCCGCGCATGGACGGGATGGAGCTGCTCTCCCGCCTGCGCAAGAACACCGTCATGCCGATCATTTTTCTCACCTCCAAGGATGACGAGGTGGACGAGGTGCTGGGCTTGCGCATGGGAGCCGACGATTACATCACAAAACCGTTCTCCCTCCGTCTCCTCATCGAGCGTATCCGCACGTTGCTGCGCCGGATCGAGCTCAAGGACGCGGCGAGCGAGGGCCCGAATGGCGAAGCGATCGTCACGCGGGGCGATCTCCTGCTCGATTCGAGTCGGCACCTTTGCAGTTGGAAAGCCAGCCCGGTCAATCTCACGGTTACGGAGTTTCTGATCCTCAAGGCGCTTGCACAGCGTCCCGGCCTTGTGAAAAGCCGCGATCAGCTCATGGATGCCGCCTACGGCGAGCACATCTACGTGGACGACCGCACGATCGACAGCCACATCAAACGAGTACGGAAGAAACTGAGGGCCGTGGACGATAGCTTCAATGAGATCGAGACCCTCTATGGCATCGGCTATCGCTACAAAGAAGGCTAAGCCGGCTTCGGCCTGATGGGCATGGACCATGGCCGTCGAGACTGAGTCGCCATCGCGCGCCGACATCTCCCCTGAAAGGCAGGCGGGCCAAGGAAAGGCGCTCGGCCGAGACCTCAAACACGCCCGCTCGAGTGGCGCGCGCAAGCGTCGCCCCGCCGTGCTGGTCCGCTTTGCGCATTTGCGTTTCGGTCGCTCGCTCGTATTCTCCCCGCTCACGCGTCGGATCCTGGTCCTCAACGTGGTGGCTCTTGCGATTCTCGTGGTCGGCCTCGTCTATCTCGGCGAATACCAGCGCAATCTCGTTCAAGGGCAACTCGACTCGCTTGCGACGCAGGCGCGGATATTTTCAGGGGCACTCGGCGAAAGCGCGGTGAAGAACATAGGCGACGAGCCGCCCGAGCTCCAGGCCGCCGAAAGCCGCATTCTGCTGCGTCGGCTGATCGAACCGACGCGCGCGCGCGCCAGGCTGTTCGATAGCGTTGGCGATCTCGTGGTCGACAGCCGTTATCTCGAAGGGCCGGGCGGTGCAATTCAGATCGAGCCGCTACCGCCGCCGGACGAGCGGGGATTTTTGCAGCGCCTGCCGGACCGCGTCTACGACTGGCTCGTCGGTGCGGCCGGCCGATTGGGCAACCTGCCGCGCTATCGCGAGCAAGCTCAGCAACATGCAAGCGACTACCGCGAGGTCGTGCGTGCTCTTTCGGGTGAAACGGCGGCGGTCGTCTACAACAACGCGCCGCGCGGCATGATCCTTTCCGTCGCCGTGCCGGTGCAGCATTACCGGGAGGTCGTGGGGGCGCTCATGGTGTCGCAGGACAGCGCCGAGATCGACGCCGCCATGCGAAACGTGCGTGTTGACATCCTCAAGGCGTTTGGCGTCGCACTCCTGATCACGGTCTTCTTCTCGTTTTATCTGGGCAGCACCATCGTGCGGCCGATCCGTCGCCTCGCGCTCGCCGCCGAACGCATCGGACCCGGCCACGGCCACGCCGCAGAAATCCCCGATTTCACCGCCCGGCGCGACGAGATCGGCTATCTCTCGGCGGCCCTGAGACGCATGACAACGCAGCTTTCTCAACGTATGGAAGCGATCGAGCGCTTCGCCGCCGACGTCGCCCATGAGATCAAGAATCCGCTTTCGTCGCTGCGGAGTGCTGTCGAAACGGCCGCGCGCGTCAAGGAACAAGAACAACAACGCAAGCTCATGGCCATAATCCTCGAGGACGTCCATCGTCTCGACCGCCTGATTTCGGACATTTCCGACGCATCGCGGCTCGATGCGGCGTTGAGCCGCGATGCGGTCGAATCCGTCGATCTCGGCGCGCTCCTCGGCACGCTTTGCGATGTCTATGGCGATCCCGGCAAGCCCGAGGCCCCGAGGCTGCGTCTCTATGCGGGCGACGAGGGGGAATTCCTGGTGAGCGGACTGGAAGGGCGGCTGGCGCAGGTGTTCCGGAATCTCATCGAGAACGCCCTTTCATTCAGCCCGCCCGGTGGGACGGTAACACTCTCCCTCCGCCACGACGGCGAGATGATCGAAGCGGTCGTCGAGGATGAGGGTCCGGGTTTGCCGGAGGGCAAATTCGAGACGATTTTCGAGCGCTTCTATAGCGAGCGTCCTGCGGGCGAAAAGTTCGGGACGCACTCCGGCCTCGGACTTTCGATTTCCAAGCAGATCGTGGATGTCCACGGCGGCACCATTCGGGCCGAGAACCGTCGGGACGCGGGTGGGCGCGTGCGCGGTGCCCGCTTCATCGTGCGCCTGCTGGCGCAAATCGAGGGGGTACCGTCTCAGGATTGACAGCGCGGGCTTCCGACGCCACCCTCCCCGCCCATAGGCATCGTGCGGTGGATTTGAAATTCCTATGGTTTGG from Alphaproteobacteria bacterium carries:
- a CDS encoding response regulator transcription factor, whose protein sequence is MPLKRTIALVDDDRNILTSVAMALEAEGFAVRTFTDGDEALRGITAQPPDLAVLDIKMPRMDGMELLSRLRKNTVMPIIFLTSKDDEVDEVLGLRMGADDYITKPFSLRLLIERIRTLLRRIELKDAASEGPNGEAIVTRGDLLLDSSRHLCSWKASPVNLTVTEFLILKALAQRPGLVKSRDQLMDAAYGEHIYVDDRTIDSHIKRVRKKLRAVDDSFNEIETLYGIGYRYKEG
- a CDS encoding phosphoenolpyruvate carboxykinase, with the protein product MQQVGPVISHHGLSLQGLRKIRTAYWNLTSPALYEEAIRRDEGIVGLGGVFIVETGQHTGRSVNDKFIVEESDSKDEIWWGKINRPIGESQFDALHEHILAHFEGKDAFVQDCIAGADSGYSLRVRVVTENAWHSLFAYNMFIRPAAAHCETFTPDFTVIHAPRCLADPARHDTNSETFILVNFKKRTVLIGGSSYAGEIKKSVFSALNYLLPARGVLPMHCSANVGPKGDAAIFFGLSGTGKTTLSADATRTLIGDDEHGWSERGLFNFEGGCYAKVIHLSPQAEPEIYDTTRRFGTLLENVVYDPMTRILDLDDASLTENTRASYPIDFIPNASRTGVTHHPDNVVMLTADAFGVLPPISRLSSEQAMYHFLSGYTARVAGTEKGLGKEPQATFSTCFGAPFMPRHPTVYAKILGERISEHNVKCWLVNTGWSGGAYGTGQRMNIAHTRAMVRAALDGRLAQVSTVRLDEFGLSIPRSCPEVPSEVLNPKETWQDKRAYDRTAREVAQRFENNFKQFESYVDERVKAAGIHAAA
- a CDS encoding stimulus-sensing domain-containing protein, coding for MAVETESPSRADISPERQAGQGKALGRDLKHARSSGARKRRPAVLVRFAHLRFGRSLVFSPLTRRILVLNVVALAILVVGLVYLGEYQRNLVQGQLDSLATQARIFSGALGESAVKNIGDEPPELQAAESRILLRRLIEPTRARARLFDSVGDLVVDSRYLEGPGGAIQIEPLPPPDERGFLQRLPDRVYDWLVGAAGRLGNLPRYREQAQQHASDYREVVRALSGETAAVVYNNAPRGMILSVAVPVQHYREVVGALMVSQDSAEIDAAMRNVRVDILKAFGVALLITVFFSFYLGSTIVRPIRRLALAAERIGPGHGHAAEIPDFTARRDEIGYLSAALRRMTTQLSQRMEAIERFAADVAHEIKNPLSSLRSAVETAARVKEQEQQRKLMAIILEDVHRLDRLISDISDASRLDAALSRDAVESVDLGALLGTLCDVYGDPGKPEAPRLRLYAGDEGEFLVSGLEGRLAQVFRNLIENALSFSPPGGTVTLSLRHDGEMIEAVVEDEGPGLPEGKFETIFERFYSERPAGEKFGTHSGLGLSISKQIVDVHGGTIRAENRRDAGGRVRGARFIVRLLAQIEGVPSQD
- the polA gene encoding DNA polymerase I, translating into MNASRKSAAQFKPRHVYLVDGSGYIFRAYHALPPMTRPDGTPVNAVYGFTNMLIKLLNDSDADCIAVIFDAGRETFRNEIYPQYKANRPETPEELIPQFPLVREAARALNLASIDQPGYEADDLIATYARLARQAGAKVTIVSSDKDLMQLVSDGIGMLDPMKQKPIGPNEVHEKFGVSPEKVVDVQALAGDSTDNVPGVPGIGVKTAAQLITEYGDLETLLARAGEIKQPKRRESLQQFAEQARISRRLVELKNDVPLAVPLEKLTLRAPDRDKLVAFLKAQAFRSLLARIEGASGAVAGAGAKSAEATPDRGALERPAPKSEVRKTARTTEPSVGDAYELVQTMAALEAWIARAQDAGLVAFDTETTSLKANEAELVGFSLSVEPGKACYVPVGHRAPARQGTFDLGEGAKAADEMGGPNQLKRDLALKAIKPLLEDPSVLKIGHNIKYDMVVLRKYGVEIAPIDDTMLMSYVTAAGLHGHGMDELAKLHLDRDTIKYKDVTGTGKGQIGFAEVALDKACEYAAEDADVTLRLHGVLKPQLLADRLVSVYETIERPLVPILAGMEAEGIKVDVEELRRLSEDFALRLRDLEKAIHKLAGETFNVGSPKQLGEILFDKMSLEGGKKGKTGAYVTDADVLEDLAAQGHDLPARVLDWRQLQKLKSTYADALVEEINPRTGRVHTSYGMAIASTGRLSSTEPNLQNIPVRTEEGRRIRRAFVADKGNKLVSLDYSQIELRLLAHVAHIEALERAFKEGLDIHALTASQVFGVPVEGMDPMVRRKAKAINFGIIYGISPFGLARQLGIPQGEAAEYIKAYFARYPGIRDYTDGTKDRARKQGFVTTIFGRKIHTPGIKDPNPARRSFSERAAINAPLQGGAADIIKRAMIRVPDALANAKLSARMLLQVHDELLFEVREAEIERTIQIVRKVMGNAAHLRVPLVVDAGVAENWADAH
- a CDS encoding isocitrate lyase/phosphoenolpyruvate mutase family protein, whose protein sequence is MSVLKEKAEKLLSLHAGPKLLLLPNAWDVASAVVLVRAGFPAIATTSSGVAASLGYPDGQRISRAEMADAVRRIAGRVDVPVSADMEGGYGLNPDAVAETVRATLQAGAVGANIEDGTDDQRSPLIEFSLAVERIRAAREAANEAGIPFVVNARTDPYMSPGDKGAAAFDEAVRRGNAFRKAGADCIFVPGVVDRDLIARLVKAIDAPVNILGGFKTPPIPALESLGVRRVTVGGGLQRATMGLLQRAAEELRNAGTFSFAEHAVPHAEMNKILAR
- a CDS encoding DUF882 domain-containing protein: MPNDRESERNGRVRGVRRRDLLGWSAIACALLLPTGALARITPSDKEKTLKLYNLHTGESIASTFWADGRYVPESFRDIDKMLRDHRTDGTIATDRRLVELMFQIQTKLNTEKGLDVVCGYRSPATNAELVREGRTHARNSYHLRGQALDFRVPGRDLPHVRELAMNLQAGGVGYYPRAGFVHVDVGPVRHW
- a CDS encoding pyridoxamine 5'-phosphate oxidase family protein; the encoded protein is MQERDEKRRDLRHEAKEPPEATARALIRTCARATLASVLRRDFAVGWPYASLVLVACRPDATPILLLSDLADHSKNIMADDRVSLLFDGTEGLAEPLAGTRLTLVGHARETTEPSDRALYLARHPSAARYAGFKDFRFYRIDAVGAHLVAGFGRIHWLDAKDVLGGGPSAARAG
- a CDS encoding copper chaperone PCu(A)C → MIEKANMSSTRQLFGLAVAPFLLISVTASNAQDYTAGDLLIARPWARASVASNGVVYFTITNGGPQADRLIAVSTPVAKSAELHTTIEMANGAVDMAPLADAEIAQGKPVEFRPGGNHVMLMGLSRPLKKGERFPMTLTFEHAGAVTVEVRIEAVGAMAPAAAAQPSEGQSPGQ